A window of Ancylothrix sp. D3o genomic DNA:
ATCAAAATCGCTTCATTTAAAAAAGTTGCCGCTAATTTTGTTTCTCGCAAGTCTGCACCCCGCAACCTCACCCCGCGCATTCTCGCATAATTCAGGTTTGCACCTCGCAGTTTTGCATTTCTCATTTTTGCGTCTCGCATTTTGGCATTTTCTAAATTAGCCTTTTCTAAATTTGCCTCGACTAAGGTTGTGTTTTGCAGTTGAGTGTTTTTCAGGTTTGCTGAACGTAAATCAGCATTTGTTAAATCGGCTTCACTTAAGTTTGCTTCGCTTAAATTCGCTCCTTTTAAATTTTTTCCTTTCAAATTTGCCCCTTTTAAATCACATTTAATACATTCATTGGTTTTAAGTAATTTTTCCAGATGTTCCGAATTTTCTGCACTAGCCGGCATACCCCAAAAACCCGACATCAACAAACAACTTATCCCTAAAATTATCACTTTCATAAATACCTCATTTCCTCCCATCTTTTCCAATGATAAATAAATGTAAGTGTCCAGAGTGGCGCAGGCGTCCCGCCTGCGATTATTATGATTGCTGTAATTGCCAGCCCTCCTTAAATTCCATGACTTTTTCCCAAAACCCAATGCCGGCGGAAAAATCGAGAAAGTGCCGTTTCTTCTAAAGCTAAATAAATCGGTCTTCCGTGCGGACAAGTGCGGGGATTTTTTGTATTTTGCCATCTTTCAATTAATATTTGCATTTCGGCTAACGAGAGCGTTGTACCGTTGCGAATGGCGCTACGACAAGCGGTTGCGACTTGTGCCGCTTGCAAATCACCTTGAGAAATTTCTAAAATTGCCTCCGCACAATCATCTCGACTTGCTAACATCTCAGGCGCTTTTCTTGCGGCCCACAGTTGGTCGCCAAAAGGGTCTATTTCTATGCCAATTTTTTGTAAATTTTCCAATTGCGTCTCCGATAATTGGTTTAAAATAACCGGCTTTTCTAAATTAATCAATCGCCATCGTTCGCAAATTTCTTCATACAAAACTCTCTCATGGGCAATGTGTTGTTCTATTAACCACAAACCAGTCGGATGTTCAGCTAAAATATAGGTATTATGAATTTGGGCAACTGCTCGCAGTTGTAAACGTTCAGAGATACTTTCTTTGGGTGCCGGTTCAATAGAACGATTAACAGCATACCCGCCTTTTTGTTCGGAAGCTTTTAATAATTTTCCGACTTTTTGTTGACCGGCCTCTGGTTGATGACTATTACTTAACTGCAAAGCTTCAGCAATTCCTGATGCTATCGCCGCCTGCCATTCTGCCATATTATGTAAATAAATTTCTGCCTTCGCAGGGTGCCGGTTCCAGTCTATTTGTTCTGGAGAAACTCGCAAATGTAAAAAACATACGGGATAGCGATCTCTTGGTAAAGTTCTCGCAAAACAAGTAAGCAAAGTTTGCTCAATTTCTGGGTTTTTTACTAACCGGCCATTGATGGCAAATTTTACCCAATCTAAACGGTGTCGGTGACAGCGATCTGGCAAACCAATTACAATTTCTAAACCTTGATTTTGCCCTAATTCTACTTCGTGATATTGCAAATCTTGTAATTTCACATCCCGCAACAATTGCGCTGCAATATGCTGAGAATTAACCCCCGGACTAAGGCTCATGCACCGGCGTTCGTTTTGTTCAATTTGCCACATTACCCCCGGATAACACAAGGCTAAATTATGTACCATTAATTGCACTGCTCGCAACTGTTGAGCAGGCGTGGGTAAACCGGCTCGGCGTGCTTGCCAATTGCCAAATAAATCAGAAACCGTGACAATTGTACCAGGAGCAATTGCTGCCGGTTCTGTTTCTAAAGCTTCCCCCAAATTGTTATAAAATACCCGCCACCCCGCCTCGCCACTCACCCGACTGCAAATTTCCAGGCTTGACAATTGCGCTAAACTATGCAAAGCTTCACCACGAAAACCTAAACTCTTGATTTTCCATAAGTCTTCCCTGTTATGAATTTTGCTGGTGGTATGGGCACGGGCGCATTTTTGCAAGTTTTCTAAGTCCATGCCGGTGCCATTATCAGCCAAGCGGACGCGCCACTGTTCCGGCCAAACACCAATCATAATCCGCGTTGCACCGGCATCGAGGGCATTTTCCGCCAATTCTCGCACCACCGCCGCCAGCGAGTCTATCACCTCACCGGCAGCGATTAAGGAACAAACATCAGCCGGCAAAGATTCGATGCGCTGCATATAAGCGGTTTTTGGGACAACAGAGATCATATTCGTCATCAGTGATTTAATCAAAATAACTCACAAGTAATTTTTAGCCAAGCACGTTATTAAAAATTTTTCCTTAAAAAATACATTGAATAAAAGCTTTTGATGTTTTTTCTGATTGATGGTGCGTGAGTTTGTGACTCTAAACAATCAACGCTTCCCAATTTATTATGCCCAAAGATAGTTAAACAGTTCTCTCCCTAGAAAGATCCTTTGGCCTGAAATGGCTTGTTATATTGCCAATAACGTAGAGAAAAGAGAAATTCCCATGTCGAATATTTCAGACGCAATTTCAAAAGCAAAAGATGCCCTACCTGATATTACTCCCACACCTCCCAAGTTAAAAGCCATATCTTCGGCTCACGATTTGAAAGCTCGCTTGGAATGGGGCGAACCTGCTTTAACTATTTTAGACGTCCGTGAGCGTGCTACCTTCAACCAAGCTCGCCTTTTGGGTGCCATGTGTATGCCTATTGATGAACTCGTCGAGCGGGCACAATCCAGCTTGGAACCAAGCCGAGACATTTACGTTTATGGTGAAAGCGACGAGCAAACCGCTCAAGCTGCAAGTTTGCTACGCGAAGCCGGTTTTACAAGTGTAGCTGAATTACGCGGCGGTTTAGATGCTTGGAGAGCCATTGCCGGTTCCACCGAAGGCGCTAACGAAGACAGACAGCCCCCCAGCCCTTCTGCTTACAATACAGCCGCTCAAATCAAACACCACGCAGACACTCAATCGCGCGATGTTTAATTAAATTTTGGCCTATTCAAAAACCCGGTTTCTTTAGGAAAACGGGTTTTTAAGTTTGGGAAAAATTGCTTAACCAAGCTATATATTAATGCTCAAAAATATCTTTGTATTGCATTAAATCTAGGGACACGAACACCGGCAAACAATTAAAGCAATCCTGGGCCAGTTGCCAGCGTTCCTCGCGTTCCAGCATAACTTTTAACTTTTGCTGCACCGGCAATAAATAACGCACATCATTTGCCGCATAACTAAGCTGTACGTCTGAAAGATTGGCTGCATTTCCCCAATCAGAACTCTGAGCAGTTTTATCTAATTCAACTTTTTCTAACTCTTGCACAACCTCTTTAAGCCCGTGTTTTTGAGTATAAGTTCTCGCCAGTTTACTCGCCATTTTGGTACAAAAAACAGGTGCCACTTTTATATCCAGATGGTAACGCAAAGTCGCCATATCAAAGCGGGCAAAGTGAAAAACTTTCAGCACCGTTTCCGCTTCCAAAAGCATTTTTAAATTTGTAGCGTGTCTTTGACCTCTGCCAATCCGAACCACTGTAACACGACCTTCTGAGTTACATAACTGCACCAAACACAAACGATCTCGCCAAGGCAGTAATCCCATTGTTTCGGTATCAACAGCTAATCCATCCCCAACCAAATATTCTGCGAGTACGCTATCCGGTAAATCGCGGTCATAAACCTGAAACCTATCTAAGTCCATAATTATCGCTGACGAATAAAAAGCTGAGTAAAGTAATACTCTCCTTTGGCATTTTGTGCAACACCAATGCCGGTTAAATCAAAATTTCCCACCATATTCTTTCTGTGGCCCGGACTTTTGATCCACCCGACCACAGCTTGTTTTCCGGGGTCGCTGTAGCCAAAATTATATGCTAAATTTTCGCCAGCACTTCGATAATCTATCCAACGAGAGATTTCTTCCACTCGCTGATCAAAACCATCGTGGCTAAATGTTGCCCGTCCGCTTGCCATTGCTTGGCTGTGTACTCTGGCAACAGCAATAATATTAGGATCAAGTTTTAACGGCGGTAAATTCTGAGAGAGCCGGTATTGATTTACTTGTTCGTGAATCGCTCTTTCTAAAGTTGTAGGGTTTATGGATTTATGAGGCGGGGGAGGGGCTACAGTCGAGTTAGGTAGTTTAGGAAAATTCTTCTCATCTAGCACAACCACACACCCCGCTGTACCCAAGCTTAAACACAACAAAGTCACCGGCAACATTAAATAAAAATGCTTTTTCCATCGCTGATTTTGCTGAGGGTGTTGGCTGTGATTGAACTCTGGCCTCACCCCTATATTTTTAAGACAAATAAGCCTTTCTTCTCCCTTATTTTCCAAGGAAAAAGGCCGGGGGGTTAGGTTTTTTTTAACTACATTTTGCTCCCCCGGTAAAGTCTCAGAGGCGGGGGAAATTTGGCTGGGAATAGAATTTAGTTTGTCTTGCAAAGTATTGGCCGCTCAAACCTGTTACTTCCCCATTTTAACAATTAGCTAGGAGTGAGAAATTTAATCACAGTTTGCACGTCTTTGTCACCCCGACCTGAGCAGTTAATAACAATGCGGGGAGAGCCGGTTAATTGGGGGCAAAGAGTTTCTAAATAAGCAATGGCGTGAGATGTTTCCAGCGCCGGAATAATGCCTTCTAGTTTAGAAAGGCGTTGAAAAGCAGCCAAAGCTTCCTCATCAGTCACGCTGTAATATTCAGCCCGTCCCAAGTCTTTTAAATAGCTATGTTCTGGCCCTACCCCTGGATAGTCTAAACCGGCACTAATGGAATGCGGTTCAATCACCTGCCCGTCGTCATCTTGAAGTAGATAACTCATAGCACCATGTAGCACACCGACGCGGCCATGTGTGAGAGTAGCGGCGTGTTTGCCGGTGTTGACGCCTAGGCCGGCAGCTTCCACCCCAATCAGGCGGATACTTGTGTCGCCGACAAATTCGTGAAACAGCCCCATTGCATTAGAACCGCCACCTACACAAGCCATGAGAATATCAGGCACTCCGCCCCATTTTTCGAGACTTTGGGCGCGGGTTTCTTCGCCGATAATGGCGTGAAAATCTCTAACAATCATCGGGTAGGGGTGGGGGCCGGCAACGGAACCAAGGATATAATGGGTGTCTTCAACGTTTGTTACCCAGTCGCGGATGGCTTCGGAGGTGGCATCTTTGAGGGTGCCGGTGCCGGATGAAACCGGCCTCACTTCTGCTCCCATCAAGCGCATCCGAAATACATTCAGCGATTGGCGTTCCATATCATGTACGCCCATATAAATAACACACTGTATGCCAAAGCGAGCGCAGACGGTGGCAGTGGCGACTCCATGCTGACCGGCGCCGGTTTCGGCAATAACGCGCTGTTTACCCATGCGTTTTGCCAGCAAAGCTTGGGCCAAAGCGTTATTAATTTTGTGAGCGCCGGTGTGGTTGAGGTCTTCGCGTTTCAGGTAAATTTGCGGTTGGCAGTCGGGCCGGCGGTAGTTTTCGCTGAGGCGTTCAGCAAAGTAAAGGGGACTGGGCCGGCCTACATAATCGCGTAAAAGTTCTTGTAATTCTTGTTGAAAATCCGGGTCTTTGCGGTATTGGTAATAAGCAGTTTCAAGTTCTGCCAGAGCCGGCATCAAAGTTTCAGGAACGTATTTACCGCCAAACTGGCCAAATCTGCCAAGGCTGTCGGGTCGTTGGTTTAAGTTGGGTGAGATGGGAGTTATGGTCACGAGAAGTGCTGTAATTAGGGAACAACGTTAATTTTGACATCTCCCCTGCCTAGAAGCACAGGGGATTCTAAAAAGTTTATTGCTTCGTGGGCTTTAGCCACACGACGTAACGTCTTTTGACGATATGATTTGCTCATTTTAGTAAACAAATCAAATCGTTGCGGGACTGTCAAGCATCCCCTACCCACCTCGGCTAGGCTAATGCCTAGCTGTATGGCTACTTTTCTCATAATATTTGCTGCTGCTTGAGCATCTGCTGAGATAACTTTCCCTTTAGCTGTCTTATACAAACCACGCTCTACTCTTTTACCTGACGCTTCCCATCCTGCGGGTTTCTCACCATGCTTGTAGAGGGTATCGCCATCCAAGTAGAACGCTTTAGAAGTATTCGCTTCCTCGGTTAGGATAAAAACAATTCCATATTCGTTACAAAGATGTTTGAGTCGTTCGATTAATCTCCCAGTCGGTATTAAAACAAAGTTTTGATTATTACGCTTACTCATCTGGGAGCAATTCTTTTGTCCTTTATTCCATCCAATGATTAAGTTTCCAACACGGTCATTTAAACAACGGTTAATAATGAATCTAGCAGCTTTATTAATGGCATCACGCATTTGGTTATTGCGTCGGCGTTGTACTCTGTCAAGGCTGGAATCCCAGTAAAGCTCTGACTTTCCTTGTTTGTACTTAGCCACCAATCGACAATAACCCTGATTGATTGATTTAAGTTTTCTGCCATCAATGATGAGACTCTTACCCAGAGTTGAAACTCCCGTTAGCCAATTGGTTCCGCCGTGATCAAATCCCCAAGCCTGAGAGTAGTCGAGGTTAGGATTGTGCTTAATCGGTTCCTTCCCATCATCAATCACCCAGTCAACCCAAAATTCACCGTAATAAGGACGGATTGTTACCTCCTTTACCCAATCAGGATCTATAAATTACGGTAAAAACAATTTAACTTCGCTAATTAATTCAGGCTTAGTCTCCCTACTAATGGAAGGATAAAAAAGACCATCCCGGTAGTTAAGTGCTTGACGAGGGAAAGTTAATGCTGCTAATCCTCCTCTCTTTCTGTACTTAGGTAACGAAGGCTTATCCACTTCTCCTTTATAATAAGCATTGACCAATCCGTTGTAACTAGCAATTGACTCACCAACTAATTTTAATGTTTGTTGGGCTGCTTGTGCGGCTAATGATTTGTAGTGTGGGTTCTGTTTCATAACTTTGTCTAGTTCCAGATAATTTGTTTGAGATTTATAAACCTTCCAACTATGCCTTAAATCATCCCCTCGCCAGTAAGTTGCGAAAGCATTATCCATTTCTTCCAATCGAGAGTAATAAGTTTTGCGAGTATGATAAACAGCACAATTAATTAAGCTATTTGCATGACTGCATTGGTCAAGCCAAAAATCATTTTCTGCGTCTGTAAACTTTGCCTTAACTGGAATTGTTTTGTACAACTTGTTTTCACCTCCTGAGAAATATATTGTCATATATGCAGCAACGTTGTGAACGCACATCAAAAATAATTATTTGAGAATTAGATTATCTGACAGGCGAAAACACAAGTTATGCTTGTACACAGTAGAAAAAGACAAGACTATTACTACTTTGAAGAGAAGGCTCGATTGACCGTCTTGTGTTAAGAAATGAAATGGAAACAGGAGGCTAAAGCCTCGTGCGTCGGGCTTCATAACCTGCTTAAAACTCAGGGGTTCTAGCCCTCCCATGTTCTTTTTGATAGAGTAGCAGAGCCACCAAAAACTCTCTACGAAGCTAAATTTTGCCA
This region includes:
- the mutL gene encoding DNA mismatch repair endonuclease MutL produces the protein MISVVPKTAYMQRIESLPADVCSLIAAGEVIDSLAAVVRELAENALDAGATRIMIGVWPEQWRVRLADNGTGMDLENLQKCARAHTTSKIHNREDLWKIKSLGFRGEALHSLAQLSSLEICSRVSGEAGWRVFYNNLGEALETEPAAIAPGTIVTVSDLFGNWQARRAGLPTPAQQLRAVQLMVHNLALCYPGVMWQIEQNERRCMSLSPGVNSQHIAAQLLRDVKLQDLQYHEVELGQNQGLEIVIGLPDRCHRHRLDWVKFAINGRLVKNPEIEQTLLTCFARTLPRDRYPVCFLHLRVSPEQIDWNRHPAKAEIYLHNMAEWQAAIASGIAEALQLSNSHQPEAGQQKVGKLLKASEQKGGYAVNRSIEPAPKESISERLQLRAVAQIHNTYILAEHPTGLWLIEQHIAHERVLYEEICERWRLINLEKPVILNQLSETQLENLQKIGIEIDPFGDQLWAARKAPEMLASRDDCAEAILEISQGDLQAAQVATACRSAIRNGTTLSLAEMQILIERWQNTKNPRTCPHGRPIYLALEETALSRFFRRHWVLGKSHGI
- a CDS encoding rhodanese-like domain-containing protein, giving the protein MSNISDAISKAKDALPDITPTPPKLKAISSAHDLKARLEWGEPALTILDVRERATFNQARLLGAMCMPIDELVERAQSSLEPSRDIYVYGESDEQTAQAASLLREAGFTSVAELRGGLDAWRAIAGSTEGANEDRQPPSPSAYNTAAQIKHHADTQSRDV
- a CDS encoding ribonuclease H-like domain-containing protein — translated: MDLDRFQVYDRDLPDSVLAEYLVGDGLAVDTETMGLLPWRDRLCLVQLCNSEGRVTVVRIGRGQRHATNLKMLLEAETVLKVFHFARFDMATLRYHLDIKVAPVFCTKMASKLARTYTQKHGLKEVVQELEKVELDKTAQSSDWGNAANLSDVQLSYAANDVRYLLPVQQKLKVMLEREERWQLAQDCFNCLPVFVSLDLMQYKDIFEH
- a CDS encoding CAP domain-containing protein — translated: MQDKLNSIPSQISPASETLPGEQNVVKKNLTPRPFSLENKGEERLICLKNIGVRPEFNHSQHPQQNQRWKKHFYLMLPVTLLCLSLGTAGCVVVLDEKNFPKLPNSTVAPPPPHKSINPTTLERAIHEQVNQYRLSQNLPPLKLDPNIIAVARVHSQAMASGRATFSHDGFDQRVEEISRWIDYRSAGENLAYNFGYSDPGKQAVVGWIKSPGHRKNMVGNFDLTGIGVAQNAKGEYYFTQLFIRQR
- the trpB gene encoding tryptophan synthase subunit beta, yielding MTITPISPNLNQRPDSLGRFGQFGGKYVPETLMPALAELETAYYQYRKDPDFQQELQELLRDYVGRPSPLYFAERLSENYRRPDCQPQIYLKREDLNHTGAHKINNALAQALLAKRMGKQRVIAETGAGQHGVATATVCARFGIQCVIYMGVHDMERQSLNVFRMRLMGAEVRPVSSGTGTLKDATSEAIRDWVTNVEDTHYILGSVAGPHPYPMIVRDFHAIIGEETRAQSLEKWGGVPDILMACVGGGSNAMGLFHEFVGDTSIRLIGVEAAGLGVNTGKHAATLTHGRVGVLHGAMSYLLQDDDGQVIEPHSISAGLDYPGVGPEHSYLKDLGRAEYYSVTDEEALAAFQRLSKLEGIIPALETSHAIAYLETLCPQLTGSPRIVINCSGRGDKDVQTVIKFLTPS